The following coding sequences are from one Pseudomonas mendocina window:
- the sbcB gene encoding exodeoxyribonuclease I: MASSIFWYDYETTGINPRSDRPLQVAGIRTDESLNEIGEPLNIYCQPSDDILPHPAACLVTGIDPQRLRQQGLDEGEFVTRVHAALSAPGTCGAGYNSLRFDDEVTRYSLYRNFFDPYAREWQGGNSRWDLIDLVRTAYALRPEGIEWPQEDGRVTLKLERLTQANGIDHGQAHDALSDVRATIGLARLLRERQPRLYDFLYQLRSKQRVMDQIRLLQPLLHVSGRFSAVRHYLAPVLPLAWHPRNRNALIVCDLQADPSVLLDLDAETLRSRLYTRHEDLAEGETPVPLKLLHINRCPVVAPLSVLRDADRQRLRLEWSLCERNAEMLRTAQALWQDKLATIYHEEGFAGSSDPEQQLYDGFIGDRDRRLCEQVRNAQPQELASRDWPFDDARLPELLFRYRARNFPETLSPPERQRWTDFCRQRLSNPEFGAPNTLAQFQLALEERCGNCSPGQLQLLQQWQAYAQQLQVRYGLEKSNG; this comes from the coding sequence ATGGCCTCCAGCATCTTCTGGTACGACTATGAAACCACTGGCATCAACCCGCGTAGCGACCGGCCGCTGCAGGTGGCTGGTATTCGCACCGACGAGTCGCTCAACGAGATTGGTGAGCCGCTGAACATCTACTGTCAGCCCAGCGACGATATCCTGCCGCATCCGGCTGCGTGCCTGGTCACCGGTATCGACCCGCAGCGCCTGCGTCAGCAAGGTCTGGACGAGGGCGAGTTCGTCACCCGCGTGCATGCTGCACTATCTGCACCGGGTACCTGCGGTGCCGGCTACAACAGCCTGCGCTTCGATGATGAGGTGACCCGTTACAGCCTCTACCGCAACTTCTTCGACCCTTATGCCCGTGAATGGCAAGGGGGTAACAGCCGCTGGGATCTGATCGATCTGGTGCGCACGGCATACGCGCTTCGCCCCGAGGGTATCGAGTGGCCGCAAGAGGATGGGCGGGTGACGCTCAAGCTGGAGCGCCTGACGCAAGCCAACGGCATCGATCATGGTCAGGCCCACGATGCGCTTTCCGACGTGCGCGCTACCATTGGCTTGGCTCGTCTGCTGCGTGAGCGCCAACCGCGTCTGTACGACTTCCTCTATCAGTTGCGCAGCAAGCAGCGGGTGATGGATCAGATTCGCCTGCTGCAGCCGCTGCTGCATGTTTCCGGGCGTTTCTCGGCTGTGCGTCATTACCTCGCGCCGGTCCTGCCGCTGGCCTGGCATCCGCGTAACCGCAATGCATTGATCGTCTGCGATCTGCAGGCTGATCCGAGCGTGTTGCTGGATCTGGATGCCGAGACCTTGCGCAGTCGTCTATACACTCGCCACGAGGATCTTGCAGAGGGGGAGACGCCAGTCCCGCTGAAACTGCTGCATATCAATCGCTGCCCGGTGGTCGCCCCCTTGTCTGTGCTACGTGATGCGGATCGACAGCGCCTGAGGCTGGAGTGGTCGCTCTGCGAGCGTAATGCCGAAATGCTCAGGACGGCACAGGCGCTATGGCAGGACAAGCTGGCGACGATTTACCACGAGGAAGGATTCGCTGGCAGCTCTGACCCAGAGCAGCAGCTATACGATGGGTTCATAGGCGATCGTGACCGCCGTCTGTGTGAGCAGGTGCGCAATGCTCAACCGCAGGAGCTGGCTTCGCGAGACTGGCCATTCGACGACGCACGCCTGCCCGAGTTGTTGTTTCGCTACCGTGCACGCAACTTCCCGGAAACGCTTTCACCGCCCGAGCGGCAACGCTGGACGGACTTTTGCCGTCAACGCCTGAGTAACCCGGAGTTTGGCGCGCCCAATACGTTGGCGCAATTTCAGTTGGCACTCGAGGAGAGGTGTGGCAATTGCAGTCCGGGCCAGCTGCAATTGCTTCAGCAATGGCAGGCTTATGCACAGCAATTGCAGGTGCGCTACGGCTTGGAAAAATCGAACGGGTGA
- a CDS encoding RDD family protein: MSSRSSASFPLSQPPLDTRYQVETPEGIDLHLRPAGLVPRALAFAIDLAIRGLILAVMFIVLGLLGQFGMGLGTILLFLVTWWYMVLFEVLNQGRSPGKQMLGLRVVHDDGTPIGWAASLTRNLLRFVDILPFGYTLGIISCLNHPAFKRLGDIAAGTLVVYRDAAVARPQLPDAEPLPPPFPLSLAEQRALLGFAERGGQLSAARRAELAALLAEPLQVPAEQTEARLNGIARGLLGTTP, from the coding sequence ATGTCCTCACGCTCAAGCGCCAGCTTTCCGCTTAGCCAGCCGCCCCTGGACACCCGCTACCAGGTCGAGACGCCGGAAGGCATCGATCTGCATCTGCGTCCGGCCGGTTTGGTGCCGCGCGCCCTGGCTTTCGCCATCGACCTGGCGATCCGCGGCCTGATCCTGGCTGTCATGTTCATCGTTCTCGGTCTTCTCGGTCAGTTCGGCATGGGCCTGGGCACCATCCTGCTGTTTCTCGTGACCTGGTGGTACATGGTGCTGTTCGAAGTGCTCAACCAGGGCCGCTCGCCCGGTAAGCAGATGCTCGGCCTGCGTGTGGTGCACGATGACGGCACGCCCATCGGCTGGGCTGCCTCGCTGACACGCAACCTGCTGCGTTTCGTCGACATCCTGCCGTTCGGTTACACCCTGGGCATCATCAGTTGCCTGAATCATCCGGCGTTCAAACGTCTCGGCGATATCGCCGCCGGCACCCTGGTGGTCTACCGCGATGCCGCCGTGGCGCGCCCGCAATTACCGGACGCCGAACCGCTGCCACCACCCTTCCCGCTCAGCCTGGCCGAACAACGGGCCCTGCTCGGTTTCGCCGAACGTGGCGGTCAGTTGTCCGCCGCCCGCCGCGCCGAACTCGCGGCGCTGCTGGCCGAACCCTTGCAGGTACCCGCCGAGCAGACCGAAGCGCGCCTCAACGGCATCGCACGCGGCCTGTTGGGAACCACGCCATGA
- a CDS encoding stage II sporulation protein M → MKQSLFENRHQVDWDNFAVQLEALERGKADPKSNSRFAANYRQLCQHLALAQARGYSSHLIDQLQQLAMRGHQQFYRHRSHLGAQLIRFLFGGFPRLVRSEWRAVCAASLLFFGSLGLMGLLTYLYPELIYSLVSPDQVSEMERMYDPDARRLGRFSERGSGDDWVMFGFYIMNNIGIAFQTFASGLLLGLGSLFFLLFNGLMIGAVAGHLTRIGYGEPFWSFVIGHGAFELTAIALAGAAGFKLGWALLAPGRLPRGEALRLAAGKAIQLVAGVILFLLLAAFIEAFWSSTTFASPDIKYAVGTGLWALVLMYLLLAGRRQHAPD, encoded by the coding sequence ATGAAGCAAAGCCTGTTCGAAAATCGCCACCAGGTCGACTGGGATAATTTCGCCGTTCAACTCGAAGCACTCGAGCGGGGCAAGGCAGACCCCAAGTCCAACAGCCGCTTCGCCGCCAACTACCGGCAACTCTGTCAGCATCTGGCGCTGGCACAGGCGCGAGGCTACAGCAGCCACCTGATCGATCAGTTGCAACAGTTGGCCATGCGCGGCCACCAGCAGTTCTACCGTCACCGCAGCCACCTCGGCGCACAGCTGATCCGCTTCCTGTTCGGCGGTTTCCCTCGCCTGGTGCGCAGTGAATGGCGCGCAGTCTGTGCAGCCAGTCTGCTGTTCTTCGGCAGCCTGGGCCTGATGGGGCTGCTCACCTACCTCTACCCGGAGCTGATCTACAGCCTGGTCAGCCCCGATCAGGTCAGCGAGATGGAACGTATGTATGACCCCGATGCACGACGCCTGGGTCGTTTCAGCGAACGTGGCTCGGGCGACGACTGGGTGATGTTCGGTTTCTACATCATGAACAATATCGGCATCGCCTTTCAGACCTTCGCCAGCGGCCTGTTGCTCGGCCTGGGGAGCCTGTTCTTCCTGCTGTTCAACGGCCTGATGATCGGCGCGGTGGCCGGTCACCTGACCCGCATCGGCTACGGCGAGCCGTTCTGGTCGTTCGTCATCGGCCATGGCGCATTCGAACTGACCGCCATCGCCCTGGCCGGCGCCGCCGGCTTCAAGCTCGGCTGGGCCTTGCTGGCACCGGGTCGCCTACCGCGTGGCGAGGCCTTGCGCCTGGCAGCCGGCAAAGCAATCCAACTGGTCGCCGGCGTGATCCTGTTCCTGTTGCTCGCGGCGTTCATCGAGGCTTTCTGGTCATCGACCACCTTCGCCAGCCCCGACATCAAGTACGCGGTAGGCACAGGTCTTTGGGCGCTGGTGCTGATGTACCTGCTGCTAGCCGGCCGGAGGCAGCATGCGCCTGACTGA
- a CDS encoding DUF4129 domain-containing protein produces the protein MRLTEASVAIRPRTAWEAIDLGVLLARRHAGLLMASWALVTLPLFALLCAVLWQYPGWAIFIFWWLKPAYERLPLYILSQALFGNTPSLKQSLRALPRLLWPQLLASLTWRRLSPTRSFDLPVLQLEGLSGQARSQRLIVLGQRDSGAATWLTLVGVHLEIALWMGLAALFYLMLPQQVETDWSWETLIAASSGQWLWLEHLSNLLYVLLLILWEPVYVACGFTLYLNRRTALEAWDIELTFRRLRQRLTGSAYAVLLGCALLLSQLPSAAWAETPASASEQAEQQGPDAPRLLKQQLTSQAARAGIESLLDEPPFQHRETVTRWRLGEEKPAQEADPQDLEALLEMLKNLLKLGEWWKSLDVVAQIFEVLLWGALVALLAFILWRYREWLQIFGERVGLPLRRKVSTPDQLFGLELAPESLPDDVASEAERLWAEQPRAALGLLYRALLSRLLHEHRLPLKQSHTEGEVLHLVAGLQQQDLEDYSQQLTGHWQALAYGHRLPAEALRLGLCQGWRNLFGQGRTP, from the coding sequence ATGCGCCTGACTGAAGCCAGCGTCGCCATCCGTCCGCGTACCGCCTGGGAAGCCATCGACCTCGGCGTGCTGCTCGCCCGTCGTCACGCCGGCCTGCTGATGGCCAGCTGGGCACTGGTTACCCTACCGTTGTTCGCCCTGCTCTGCGCAGTGCTCTGGCAGTACCCGGGCTGGGCGATCTTCATCTTCTGGTGGCTCAAGCCTGCTTACGAGCGCTTGCCGCTGTACATCCTCTCGCAGGCACTGTTCGGCAACACGCCATCGTTGAAGCAGTCCCTGCGGGCCCTGCCACGCCTGCTGTGGCCGCAACTGCTGGCCAGCCTCACCTGGCGCCGCCTGAGCCCGACGCGCAGCTTCGACCTGCCGGTACTGCAGCTCGAAGGTTTGTCTGGCCAGGCACGCAGCCAGCGCCTGATCGTCCTCGGCCAGCGCGACAGCGGCGCGGCCACCTGGCTGACGCTGGTCGGTGTGCACCTGGAAATCGCCCTGTGGATGGGCCTGGCCGCCCTGTTCTATCTGATGCTGCCGCAGCAGGTGGAAACCGACTGGAGCTGGGAAACCCTGATCGCCGCCAGCAGTGGGCAATGGCTCTGGCTGGAGCACCTGTCCAACCTGCTGTACGTGCTGCTGCTGATCCTCTGGGAACCGGTCTACGTCGCCTGCGGATTCACCCTCTATCTCAATCGACGCACCGCGTTGGAGGCCTGGGACATCGAGCTGACCTTCCGCCGCCTGCGCCAGCGCCTGACCGGCAGCGCCTATGCCGTGTTACTTGGCTGCGCCCTGCTGCTGAGCCAACTGCCGAGCGCTGCCTGGGCTGAAACGCCAGCGAGCGCCAGCGAACAAGCCGAACAACAAGGCCCTGACGCACCACGCCTGCTCAAGCAACAGCTGACCAGCCAGGCAGCGCGCGCCGGCATCGAATCCCTGCTCGACGAACCACCGTTCCAGCATCGTGAAACCGTCACGCGTTGGCGCCTGGGTGAGGAAAAACCGGCCCAGGAAGCCGACCCGCAAGACCTCGAAGCCCTGCTCGAGATGCTCAAGAACCTGCTCAAGCTTGGCGAGTGGTGGAAGAGTCTGGATGTCGTCGCACAGATATTCGAAGTGCTGTTGTGGGGTGCTCTCGTCGCCCTGCTGGCCTTCATCCTCTGGCGTTACCGGGAATGGCTGCAGATCTTCGGCGAACGCGTTGGCCTGCCACTACGGCGCAAGGTATCGACACCCGATCAGTTGTTCGGCCTGGAACTGGCACCGGAGAGCCTGCCCGACGACGTCGCCAGCGAGGCCGAGCGACTCTGGGCCGAGCAACCTCGCGCGGCCCTCGGTCTGCTTTATCGCGCCCTGCTCAGCCGCCTGCTGCATGAGCATCGGTTGCCGCTGAAACAATCGCACACCGAGGGCGAAGTCCTGCATCTGGTCGCCGGATTGCAACAGCAGGATCTGGAAGACTACAGCCAGCAGCTCACCGGCCATTGGCAGGCGCTGGCCTATGGACATCGTCTGCCTGCCGAGGCGCTACGCCTGGGCTTGTGTCAGGGTTGGCGCAACCTGTTCGGCCAGGGGCGCACACCATGA
- a CDS encoding DUF4350 domain-containing protein, which translates to MSRRAGFILGMALLLALGLLASYLLGNLEPYQEVVEHGPSPEVDSSPYLAAEHFLRLQNITARRADSLEVLDGLPSQGQTLMLLADRSNMTPRQAEKLLQWTANGGHLLLIAERLWDEDEGKSGDLLLDLLGIQQYMSDELDEEESSADEASEEGEAYPQLTKLYLENEQAPAYIAFDTDYHLYDSQNRAHAWANSALATHLLQLYHGDGLITVLSDPWIWQNRNIDEYDHAWLLWYLGQDSAVTLLYHADSDSLASLLLRHFPLALAVLALLIIAGLWHLGMRHGPLQAPASRARRQLEEHLRGSADFLLRRSGQHSLLKGLQQDIQRRARRRHPGFEKLAVAEQWQVLGRLTRLPAREISQAMRPLPHKRLSATDFTRQVAHLQTLRNAL; encoded by the coding sequence ATGAGTCGGCGCGCCGGATTCATCCTGGGCATGGCCCTGCTATTGGCGCTGGGTCTGCTCGCCAGCTACCTGCTGGGCAATCTCGAACCCTATCAAGAGGTGGTCGAACACGGCCCTTCACCGGAAGTGGACAGCAGCCCCTACCTGGCCGCCGAACACTTCCTGCGCCTGCAGAACATCACTGCGCGCCGCGCCGACAGCCTGGAAGTGCTCGACGGTCTGCCCAGCCAGGGCCAGACCCTGATGCTGCTGGCCGACCGCAGCAACATGACCCCACGTCAGGCCGAAAAACTACTGCAATGGACGGCCAATGGCGGTCATCTGCTGCTGATCGCCGAACGCCTGTGGGATGAGGACGAGGGCAAGAGCGGCGACCTGCTGCTCGACCTGCTCGGCATCCAGCAATACATGAGCGACGAGCTGGACGAAGAAGAGAGCAGCGCGGACGAAGCGAGTGAAGAAGGCGAAGCCTATCCGCAGTTGACCAAGCTCTACCTGGAAAACGAGCAGGCACCGGCCTATATCGCCTTCGACACCGACTACCACCTGTACGACTCGCAGAACCGGGCCCACGCCTGGGCCAACAGCGCGCTAGCCACCCACTTGCTGCAGCTCTATCACGGCGACGGCTTGATCACCGTACTCAGTGACCCGTGGATCTGGCAGAACCGCAACATCGACGAATACGACCATGCCTGGCTGCTCTGGTATCTCGGCCAGGACAGCGCGGTGACCCTGCTCTACCACGCTGACAGCGACAGCCTGGCAAGCCTGCTGCTGCGCCATTTCCCGCTGGCGCTGGCGGTGTTGGCTCTGCTGATCATCGCCGGTCTCTGGCACCTCGGCATGCGCCACGGCCCGCTGCAAGCACCGGCCAGCCGTGCACGTCGGCAACTGGAAGAACACCTGCGCGGCAGCGCCGACTTCCTGCTGCGCCGCAGCGGCCAGCACAGCCTGCTCAAGGGCCTGCAGCAGGACATCCAGCGCCGTGCGCGGCGCCGTCACCCCGGTTTTGAAAAACTCGCCGTGGCCGAGCAATGGCAGGTGCTGGGTCGCCTGACCCGTCTGCCGGCCAGGGAAATCAGCCAGGCCATGCGCCCGCTGCCACACAAACGCCTTTCCGCCACCGACTTCACCCGCCAGGTCGCGCACCTGCAAACCCTCAGGAATGCCCTATGA
- a CDS encoding MoxR family ATPase encodes MTSEQTPDAEITPVNEAPATPASNPQAQQRQRASQLAQALRTELRKAVIGQNTVIDDVLTALIAGGHVLVEGVPGLGKTLLVRALARCFGGEFARIQFTPDLMPSDVTGHAVYDMQSEQFKLRKGPVFTNLLLADEINRAPAKTQAALLEVMQERQVTLEGRALAVQLPFMVLATMNPIEQEGTYPLPEAELDRFMLKLRMDYPEQDEELNMVRQVTRSAKADMLEVSPLRTLLQAKDVLALQKIASDLPLDDQVLDYAVRLARATRSWPGLAMGAGPRASIALVRGARARALLRGGDFVLPDDIKSCALAVLRHRVRLTPELDIEGLSVDQVLQQLLDQVPAPRL; translated from the coding sequence ATGACGAGCGAACAGACACCCGACGCCGAAATCACGCCAGTCAACGAGGCCCCCGCCACGCCCGCCAGTAATCCGCAGGCCCAACAGCGCCAGCGCGCCAGCCAGCTGGCCCAGGCACTTCGCACTGAGCTGCGCAAGGCGGTGATCGGCCAGAATACGGTGATCGACGATGTGCTCACCGCCCTGATCGCCGGCGGTCACGTGCTCGTCGAAGGTGTTCCCGGTCTCGGCAAGACCCTGCTGGTGCGTGCCCTGGCACGTTGCTTCGGCGGCGAGTTCGCACGCATCCAGTTCACCCCGGATCTGATGCCCAGCGATGTCACCGGCCATGCCGTGTACGACATGCAGAGCGAGCAGTTCAAACTGCGCAAAGGACCGGTGTTCACCAACCTGCTGCTGGCCGACGAAATCAACCGCGCCCCGGCCAAGACCCAGGCTGCGTTGCTGGAAGTGATGCAGGAGCGCCAGGTGACTCTGGAAGGCCGCGCCCTGGCCGTACAACTGCCGTTCATGGTGCTGGCGACCATGAACCCGATCGAGCAGGAAGGCACCTATCCGCTGCCGGAGGCCGAGCTGGATCGCTTCATGCTCAAGCTGCGCATGGACTATCCGGAGCAGGACGAAGAGCTCAACATGGTGCGCCAGGTAACCCGCTCGGCCAAGGCCGATATGCTCGAGGTCAGCCCGCTACGTACCCTGCTGCAGGCCAAGGATGTGCTAGCCCTGCAGAAGATCGCCAGCGACCTGCCGCTGGACGATCAGGTGCTCGACTACGCCGTACGCCTGGCCCGCGCCACCCGAAGTTGGCCCGGCCTGGCCATGGGCGCCGGCCCGCGCGCCTCCATCGCGCTGGTGCGTGGAGCACGGGCGCGGGCGCTGCTGCGCGGCGGTGATTTTGTCCTGCCCGATGACATCAAGAGCTGCGCCCTGGCCGTGCTGCGTCATCGCGTGCGACTGACTCCGGAGCTGGACATCGAAGGCCTATCGGTGGATCAGGTGCTGCAACAATTGCTCGACCAGGTGCCGGCTCCTCGTCTATGA
- a CDS encoding DUF58 domain-containing protein, which translates to MKPSRLLLGLLGGLFAAAVLLGALPLLGIRLASNVMPIAWGLLVALALLATLDALWLRRLPSPRVVRTLPGNLPLGRWSEVQLTAHHDYTQPLDITVFDHIPEGMAFEHLPQCMSLRPGQQTRILYRLKPLVRGHFHFSHCELALPSPLRLWQARRLLDLPDESRVYPDFARLYGAQLKAVDDWLSQLGVRQRPRRGLGLEFHQLREFRDGDTLRQIDWKATARKRTPIAREYQDERDQQIVFLLDCGRRMRSQDDELSHFDHALNATLLLSYVALRQGDAVGLATFAGNQSRYLAPVKGPAQLNVLLNAVYDLETSQQPADFSAAADLLLARQRRRALVVLVTNLRDEDDQDLLAAVKRLSRQHRVLIASLREEALDRLRHTPVEQFDQALAYCGTLDYLNARAELHERLAAHDVPVLDARPGELGPELVSSYLAWKKAGAL; encoded by the coding sequence ATGAAACCCTCGCGCCTGCTCCTCGGGCTGCTCGGCGGCCTGTTCGCCGCCGCCGTGCTGCTCGGCGCTCTGCCCCTGCTCGGCATACGCCTGGCCAGCAACGTGATGCCGATTGCCTGGGGTCTGCTGGTAGCCCTGGCGTTGCTCGCCACCCTCGACGCTCTGTGGCTGCGCCGTCTGCCCTCGCCACGCGTGGTGCGCACGCTGCCGGGCAACCTGCCGCTCGGGCGCTGGAGCGAGGTGCAACTGACGGCTCATCACGACTACACCCAGCCCCTGGATATCACAGTCTTCGACCACATTCCCGAAGGCATGGCATTCGAGCACCTGCCGCAATGCATGAGCCTGCGTCCGGGCCAGCAGACGCGCATCCTCTATCGCCTCAAGCCACTGGTGCGCGGACATTTCCACTTCAGCCATTGCGAACTGGCACTGCCCAGCCCGTTGCGCCTGTGGCAGGCCAGACGCCTGCTGGATCTGCCCGATGAAAGCCGTGTCTACCCCGACTTCGCGCGCCTGTACGGCGCCCAGCTCAAGGCCGTGGATGACTGGTTGAGCCAGCTCGGCGTGCGTCAGCGTCCACGTCGCGGCCTGGGCCTGGAGTTCCACCAGTTGCGCGAGTTTCGCGACGGCGACACCCTGCGCCAGATCGACTGGAAAGCCACCGCGCGCAAGCGCACGCCGATTGCCCGCGAATACCAGGACGAGCGCGACCAGCAGATCGTCTTCCTGCTCGATTGCGGCCGGCGCATGCGCAGCCAGGACGATGAACTCTCGCATTTCGATCACGCCCTCAACGCCACGCTGCTGCTCAGTTACGTGGCGCTACGCCAGGGCGATGCCGTGGGGCTTGCGACCTTTGCCGGCAATCAGTCGCGCTACCTGGCCCCCGTCAAAGGGCCGGCTCAGCTCAACGTGCTGCTCAATGCCGTCTACGACCTGGAAACCAGCCAGCAACCGGCCGACTTCAGTGCGGCCGCCGACCTTCTGCTGGCCCGTCAACGCCGCCGTGCCCTGGTCGTGCTGGTGACCAACCTGCGCGACGAAGATGATCAGGATCTTCTCGCCGCCGTGAAGCGCCTGTCGCGCCAGCATCGGGTGTTGATTGCCAGCCTGCGCGAAGAGGCGCTCGATCGCCTGCGCCACACGCCCGTGGAACAGTTCGATCAGGCCCTGGCCTACTGCGGCACGCTGGATTACCTCAACGCCCGCGCCGAGCTGCACGAGCGCCTCGCCGCCCACGACGTACCAGTGCTCGACGCCCGGCCAGGTGAACTGGGCCCGGAGCTGGTCAGCAGTTACCTGGCCTGGAAGAAGGCCGGGGCACTTTAA
- a CDS encoding superoxide dismutase, giving the protein MAFELPPLPYEKNALEPHISAETLEFHHDKHHNTYVVNLNNLVPGTEFEGKSLEEIVKTSSGGIFNNAAQVWNHTFYWNCLSPNGGGQPTGALADAINAAFGSFDKFKEEFSKVSIGTFGSGWGWLVKKADGSLALASTIGAGCPLTSGDTPLLTCDVWEHAYYIDYRNLRPKYVEAFWNLVNWDFVAQNYAA; this is encoded by the coding sequence ATGGCTTTCGAATTGCCGCCGCTGCCTTACGAAAAGAACGCTCTCGAGCCTCACATTTCCGCCGAGACCCTGGAATTCCACCACGACAAGCACCACAACACCTACGTGGTGAACCTGAACAACCTGGTGCCGGGCACCGAGTTCGAAGGCAAGAGTCTGGAAGAGATCGTCAAGACTTCCTCGGGCGGCATCTTCAACAACGCCGCTCAGGTGTGGAACCACACCTTCTACTGGAACTGCCTGTCGCCCAATGGCGGTGGCCAGCCGACCGGCGCCCTGGCTGACGCCATCAACGCTGCCTTCGGTTCCTTCGACAAGTTCAAGGAAGAATTCAGCAAGGTTTCCATCGGCACCTTCGGCTCCGGCTGGGGCTGGCTGGTGAAGAAAGCTGACGGTTCCCTGGCCCTGGCCAGCACCATCGGCGCCGGCTGCCCGCTGACCAGCGGCGACACTCCGCTGCTGACCTGCGACGTCTGGGAACACGCTTACTACATCGACTACCGCAACCTGCGTCCGAAGTACGTCGAAGCGTTCTGGAACCTGGTCAACTGGGACTTCGTTGCCCAGAACTACGCGGCCTGA
- a CDS encoding ammonium transporter, with amino-acid sequence MKTLWLWFVVVCFTPYAHAADDEAINIAWIVLASVLVFFMQAGFALLESGMSRAKNAVNVMMKNYMDSCVGGIVFWLVGFGLMFGSNLTGWFGMSHFGLHEGEPWDYTFLLFQMMFAVTAATIASGAMAERTRYSAYLIGAVLISGVIYPIFGSWVWSGVYGGQGWLAKMGFVDFAGSTVVHSVGAWCALAGILVLGPRLGRFGSDGEARMIPGHNLGMVALGGFILWFGWFGFNAGSNLEVSTSLGLIALNTHLAAVSGAIGALLAQRSTASPILLTTTVNGSLGGLVGITAGCATMAPGFAALSGLLAGFVVVFGMRLLDRLRIDDVVGAVSVHGFAGIWGTLAAGLFYQGDLFNWSRVAIQALGAASAFLWAFPMALLMYLLLAKTIGLRVTPQQEQRGLDFAEHAEVGYPEFNLAQTFDSEQWSRRG; translated from the coding sequence ATGAAAACACTGTGGCTGTGGTTCGTCGTTGTCTGCTTTACCCCGTATGCACATGCCGCCGATGACGAGGCGATCAATATCGCCTGGATCGTGCTGGCCAGTGTCCTGGTGTTCTTCATGCAGGCCGGTTTCGCCTTGTTGGAAAGCGGCATGTCGCGCGCGAAGAATGCGGTCAACGTGATGATGAAGAACTACATGGACAGCTGCGTGGGCGGCATCGTCTTCTGGCTGGTGGGCTTCGGCCTGATGTTCGGCAGCAACCTCACAGGCTGGTTCGGCATGAGCCATTTCGGTCTGCACGAGGGCGAGCCCTGGGATTACACCTTCCTATTGTTTCAGATGATGTTCGCTGTCACTGCGGCGACCATCGCCAGTGGCGCGATGGCCGAGCGCACGCGTTACTCGGCGTATCTGATTGGCGCGGTGCTGATCAGTGGTGTGATCTACCCGATATTTGGTAGTTGGGTATGGAGCGGTGTCTATGGTGGTCAGGGTTGGCTGGCCAAGATGGGGTTCGTCGACTTCGCCGGTTCTACCGTGGTGCATAGCGTCGGTGCCTGGTGTGCATTGGCTGGCATTCTGGTACTCGGGCCACGACTGGGTCGCTTCGGCAGTGACGGTGAGGCGCGGATGATTCCCGGCCACAATCTCGGCATGGTGGCGCTGGGCGGTTTCATCCTCTGGTTCGGCTGGTTCGGCTTCAATGCCGGGAGCAATCTGGAGGTCAGCACCAGTCTGGGATTGATCGCTCTGAATACCCACCTTGCTGCTGTTTCTGGTGCCATTGGTGCCTTGTTGGCACAGCGCAGTACCGCCAGCCCGATCCTGCTGACCACCACCGTCAACGGCTCGCTCGGGGGGCTGGTGGGAATCACGGCAGGCTGCGCGACGATGGCTCCGGGGTTCGCCGCGCTCAGCGGTTTGCTGGCTGGTTTCGTGGTGGTGTTCGGCATGCGCCTGCTCGACCGGTTGCGTATCGACGATGTCGTCGGTGCAGTGTCTGTGCATGGCTTTGCCGGCATCTGGGGCACGCTGGCCGCGGGGTTGTTCTATCAGGGCGATCTGTTCAACTGGTCGCGCGTGGCGATTCAGGCGTTGGGCGCCGCTTCTGCTTTCCTCTGGGCATTTCCCATGGCGCTGCTGATGTACCTGCTGCTGGCCAAGACCATCGGTCTGCGCGTGACGCCGCAGCAGGAACAGCGCGGGCTCGATTTTGCCGAGCACGCCGAGGTGGGGTATCCAGAATTCAACCTGGCGCAGACCTTCGATAGTGAGCAGTGGTCGAGGAGGGGCTGA